A window of Cryptomeria japonica chromosome 3, Sugi_1.0, whole genome shotgun sequence contains these coding sequences:
- the LOC131074545 gene encoding LOB domain-containing protein 1, which yields MEQKAKEICGIVYPCAPCRIQRKKCGDNCPLAPYFPPNDPQKFLLVHSLFGTSKIVKILKDIPVEKREDTVNSLVFEASARKYDPIYGSSGAVCRLQKKVIELQSQLENTQAELLNTQANLVRHMSGSEAGTTLDFTQDLVQRSDDFILLQDDQDLFWWEDMMSF from the exons ATGGAACAGAAAGCAAAGGAGATTTGTGGGATTGTATATCCTTGCGCACCCTGCAGGATTCAACGAAAAAAATGTGGAGATAATTGCCCACTTGCTCCCTATTTCCCACCAAACGATCCTCAAAAGTTTTTACTTGTACACAGCTTATTTGGGACAAGCAAGATTGTCAAAATCCTCAAG GATATTCCGGTTGAGAAGAGAGAAGATACTGTAAACAGCTTGGTATTTGAAGCAAGTGCGAGAAAGTATGATCCAATTTACGGCTCCAGTGGTGCAGTTTGTCGGCTACAGAAGAAAGTAATAGAGCTGCAATCACAACTGGAAAACACACAAGCTGAGCTCCTCAATACCCAGGCTAATCTTGTGCGTCACATGAGTGGTAGTGAAGCAGGAACTACACTCGATTTTACCCAGGACTTAGTACAGCGTAGCGATGACTTCATACTTTTGCAGGACGATCAGGATCTGTTTTGGTGGGAAGACATGATGTCTTTTTAA